One region of Diabrotica undecimpunctata isolate CICGRU chromosome 6, icDiaUnde3, whole genome shotgun sequence genomic DNA includes:
- the LOC140443170 gene encoding cuticle protein-like, with protein sequence MAFKFISFLALVASTQAGILSPHHSYSDAPSVSYSSVSTPEVSYGGPSYTKAAAPVHYAAAPAIKVAAPVSYSAPVAYAAPAFKVTAPVYKVAKQVVAEDYSTPAHYEFGYGVEDPHTGDVKSQHETREGDVVKGSYSLIEADGTKRVVEYTVDAHSGFNAVVHREPAAHPVKAIAPVAAKIVAPVAYSQPIVKAVAPVAYAQPVLKAVAPVAYPHSIVKASYASPLVAKVPAFNKVSYSSAPEVSYSSFSAPEVHSAPSYYHH encoded by the exons ATGGCGTTTAAA ttcatcAGTTTCTTGGCCCTTGTAGCTTCCACTCAAGCTGGAATTCTGAGCCCTCACCATTCCTACTCAGATGCTCCTTCAGTTTCTTATTCAAGTGTTTCAACTCCTGAAGTATCATACGGTGGACCAAGTTATACTAAAGCTGCTGCTCCAGTTCACTATGCAGCTGCACCAGCAATTAAAGTAGCCGCTCCAGTATCTTACTCCGCCCCAGTAGCATATGCCGCTCCAGCTTTCAAAGTAACTGCTCCAGTATACAAAGTAGCTAAACAAGTTGTAGCCGAAGACTACTCAACTCCAGCTCACTATGAATTTGGTTATGGTGTAGAAGATCCCCACACTGGTGATGTCAAAAGCCAACACGAAACTCGTGAAGGTGATGTTGTTAAGGGAAGTTACTCTCTTATTGAAGCTGATGGTACCAAGAGAGTAGTAGAATACACCGTCGATGCTCACAGTGGTTTCAACGCTGTTGTACACCGTGAACCAGCCGCTCATCCAGTAAAAGCCATTGCTCCAGTTGCTGCCAAAATAGTTGCTCCAGTAGCCTATTCCCAACCTATTGTGAAAGCCGTCGCACCAGTAGCTTATGCTCAACCTGTCTTGAAAGCTGTTGCGCCTGTAGCTTACCCTCATTCTATTGTTAAAGCTTCATATGCATCTCCGCTAGTAGCCAAAGTACCAGCATTTAACAAAGTATCTTACTCCAGTGCCCCTGAAGTATCTTACTCCAGTTTTTCTGCTCCAGAAGTACATTCTGCTCCTTCCTACTACCACCACTAA
- the LOC140443168 gene encoding cuticle protein-like → MAFKFIGFLALVASTQAVILSPHHSYSDASSVSYSSVLTPEVSYGGPSYSKVAASVHYAAAPAIKVAAPVIYSSPLAYAAPAFKVAAPVYKVVKQVVAEDYSSPAHYDFSYGVEDPHTGDVKSQHETRQGDVVKGSYSLIEADGTKRVVEYTVDAHSGFNAVVHREPAAHPVKAIAPVAAKIVAPVAYAQPIVKAVAPVAYAQPVLKTVAPVAYPHSIVKASYSSPLVAKVPAFNKVSYSSAPEVSYSSFSAPEVHAAPSYYHH, encoded by the exons ATGGCATTTAAA ttcatTGGTTTCTTGGCTCTTGTAGCTTCCACCCAAGCTGTAATTCTGAGCCCTCACCATTCTTACTCAGATGCTTCTTCAGTTTCTTATTCAAGTGTTTTAACTCCTGAAGTATCATATGGTGGACCAAGTTATTCTAAAGTTGCTGCTTCAGTTCACTATGCAGCTGCACCAGCAATTAAAGTAGCCGCTCCAGTGATATATTCTTCTCCATTAGCGTACGCTGCTCCAGCTTTTAAAGTAGCTGCTCCAGTATACAAAGTAGTTAAACAAGTTGTAGCTGAAGATTACTCATCTCCAGCTCACTATGATTTTAGTTATGGTGTAGAAGATCCCCATACCGGAGACGTGAAAAGTCAACACGAAACTCGCCAAGGTGATGTTGTTAAGGGAAGTTACTCTCTTATTGAAGCTGATGGTACCAAGAGAGTAGTAGAATACACCGTCGATGCTCACAGTGGTTTCAATGCTGTTGTACACCGTGAACCAGCCGCTCATCCAGTTAAGGCCATTGCTCCAGTTGCTGCCAAAATAGTTGCTCCAGTAGCCTATGCCCAACCTATTGTAAAAGCCGTCGCACCAGTAGCTTATGCTCAACCTGTCTTAAAAACTGTTGCGCCTGTAGCTTACCCTCATTCCATTGTTAAAGCTTCATATTCATCACCGCTAGTAGCCAAAGTACCAGCATTTAACAAAGTATCTTACTCCAGTGCCCCTGAAGTATCTTACTCCAGTTTTTCTGCTCCAGAAGTACATGCTGCTCCTTCCTACTACCACCACTAA
- the LOC140443164 gene encoding uncharacterized protein produces MAVKYIFLAAFIAAASASEHHHAPAAQSFVTYTTLSQSHAAPSVYSAPVAHTKAAPVVQSYAAPAAFAYTSLPETVVGDHSAPAHYDFAYDVNDPHTGDSKSQHESRRGDFVHGSYSLLESDGTKRVVDYTADSGHGFKAVVHKEHAAGPAVPNNVAPVAYAVPPKSHAASVSLGQGDSIIQVYSSPLVSSYTSDLHNGLNAAVPKEHAVATAVPNVVSPVAYAAPVAYASYSAQVSDATPVASGHGATIFQGYSAPLVPTYTINPHNGINSIVQKEHSLGPAISNVVAPVIHADSIVQGAYAAQVSNSAPVPSGYGSSVIQGYSVPLVSSYTGDHQNGLSAGVNKEHAVGPVVPNGIAPAVYAVPVANAAYATPSFHAAAFAPGFGTSTV; encoded by the coding sequence CCACGCTCCAGCTGCCCAGTCGTTCGTTACCTACACTACACTTTCCCAATCACATGCTGCTCCTTCAGTTTACTCTGCTCCAGTTGCCCATACTAAGGCTGCTCCAGTAGTTCAATCCTACGCTGCTCCTGCTGCTTTTGCTTATACTTCCTTGCCTGAAACCGTTGTTGGTGATCATTCCGCACCAGCACACTACGATTTTGCTTATGATGTAAATGATCCACATACTGGAGATTCTAAAAGCCAACACGAATCTCGTCGTGGTGATTTCGTCCATGGAAGCTATTCACTTTTAGAATCTGATGGAACTAAACGTGTTGTAGACTATACTGCTGATTCAGGTCACGGATTTAAGGCTGTTGTGCATAAAGAACACGCTGCAGGACCAGCTGTACCCAATAATGTTGCTCCTGTTGCTTATGCTGTTCCACCAAAATCCCATGCTGCTTCTGTTTCTCTTGGACAAGGAGATTCAATTATTCAAGTTTATTCATCTCCTTTAGTTTCTAGCTATACTAGTGATCTACACAATGGATTAAATGCTGCTGTTCCAAAAGAACATGCTGTAGCTACAGCTGTTCCAAATGTTGTTTCTCCTGTCGCCTATGCGGCTCCAGTAGCTTATGCTAGTTACTCTGCACAAGTATCTGATGCTACTCCTGTTGCTTCTGGCCACGGAGCTACCATTTTTCAAGGATATTCAGCTCCTTTGGTTCCTACTTATACTATTAATCCCCACAATGGAATTAATTCTATTGTTCAAAAAGAACATAGTCTAGGTCCAGCTATATCTAATGTTGTTGCTCCTGTCATTCATGCTGATTCAATAGTTCAAGGCGCTTACGCTGCACAAGTATCCAATAGTGCTCCTGTTCCTTCTGGATACGGAAGTTCAGTTATTCAAGGATATTCAGTTCCTTTAGTTTCTAGCTACACTGGTGATCACCAAAATGGATTAAGTGCTGGTGTAAATAAAGAACATGCTGTAGGTCCAGTCGTACCCAATGGTATTGCTCCTGCTGTTTATGCTGTCCCAGTAGCTAATGCCGCTTATGCTACACCATCATTCCATGCTGCTGCTTTTGCTCCTGGATTCGGAACTTCAACTGTTTAA
- the LOC140444753 gene encoding cuticle protein-like, giving the protein MLFFVYISAGGYEKNIVRAVLAVDTVISKMAFKLISFLALVAAVHAGVLSPQHSYSDAPSVSYSSISTPEVSYGGPSYAKVAAPVHYAAAPAIKVAAPVTYSSPLAYAAPAFKVAAPVYKVAKQVVAEDYSTPAHYEFGYGVEDPHTGDVKSQHETREGDVVKGSYSLIEADGTKRVVEYTVDAHSGFNAVVHREPASHSVASKIVAPVAYAQPVVKAVAPVAYAQPVLKAAYAQPIVKASYASPLVAKVPAFNKISYSSAPEVSYSSFSAPEVHAAPSYYHH; this is encoded by the exons atgttattttttgtatatatatcagcAGGCGGCTACGAAAAAAATATAGTTCGTGCGGTACTTGCAGTTGATACAGTGATTTCAAAAATGGCATTCAAA CTCATCAGTTTTTTGGCTCTGGTAGCCGCCGTCCATGCAGGAGTTTtaagccctcaacattcttattCCGATGCTCCTTCAGTTTCTTATTCAAGTATATCAACTCCTGAAGTATCATATGGTGGACCAAGTTATGCTAAAGTTGCTGCTCCAGTTCACTATGCAGCTGCACCAGCAATTAAAGTAGCCGCTCCAGTGACTTATTCTTCTCCATTAGCGTACGCCGCTCCAGCTTTCAAAGTAGCTGCTCCAGTATACAAAGTAGCTAAACAAGTTGTAGCTGAAGACTACTCAACTCCAGCTCACTATGAATTTGGTTATGGTGTAGAAGATCCTCATACTGGTGATGTCAAAAGCCAACACGAAACTCGTGAAGGTGATGTTGTTAAGGGAAGTTACTCTCTTATTGAAGCTGATGGTACCAAGAGAGTAGTAGAATACACCGTCGATGCTCACAGTGGTTTCAACGCAGTTGTACATCGCGAACCAGCTAGCCATTCAGTTGCTTCCAAAATCGTTGCTCCAGTAGCCTACGCCCAACCTGTCGTAAAAGCTGTTGCTCCAGTAGCTTACGCCCAACCTGTCTTGAAGGCAGCTTACGCTCAACCCATCGTTAAAGCTTCATATGCATCACCACTAGTAGCTAAAGTACCAGCCTTCAACAAAATATCATATTCTAGTGCCCCTGAAGTGTCTTACTCCAGTTTTTCTGCTCCAGAAGTACATGCTGCTCCCTCCTACTACCACCactaa